DNA from Aliarcobacter butzleri:
AGTAACAAAAGAGCTAATTTGCCATACAAAAAGACCAACAAAAGATGAAATTGAAAATTTAAAAAATAAATTGCTTTTGAAAAAAAGTGCTTCGATAAAAATAAGTTCACAAATTATAGAAGATGGTGAAGTTTGTGTAGATTTTACAGGATATTATGTAATTAAAATATAATATCCTTTACTGTTACCCTATTTTTATCATCTTTTTTTGATTTATATAAAAGTTTATCAACTTCATGGTAAATTATTGAAGGATTTGTATTTATATCTAGTTTTAAAATATTTCCTAAACCAATCGATACAGTTAAATATTTGTAGTTTGATTTTGGTGAAGCTTCAATTTTTAAATCTTCTATCTTTTTTCTAACTCTTTCCATTATTATAGAAGCATCTTTAAAATCATTTACATCAAATAAAACTGCAAACTCTTCTCCACCTATTCTAAAAGCATAATCTGTTGAACGTAAAAAACTATTTTTTAAAGTTTTTCCGATTTCTTCAAGAACTAAATCGCCTTTTTGATGTCCATAATAATCGTTATAATCTTTAAAAAAATCCACATCTATTATTGCAAAAGAGAATTGATGTTTAAATCGTATTAATTGATTTACTTTTTTTTCTAAAATATCTTGAAAATAACGTCTATTATATAAAGATGTTAAAGAATCTGTAATTGATAAATCATTTAATAGTTTATTCTTTTCATCTAAGTCTAAAAGTGCTTTTTTATAATCACTTACGTCTAACATCAAACCAACAAGTCCAATAATTTCACCATCAATAACAAAAGATGATTTATAAAAATGATAATCTCTTGTAACTCCATCAGAACACTTTACTTTTCCCTCATAAAACTGCTCTTTTGCAGTTAAAAAAAGACTTTTATCTTTTTCATAATAAACATCTGCATTCTCTTTTGGTATAACATGCCCTAAATCATAAAGCGTTTTTCCTAAAATTTCCTCTTTTGGAATACCTAAAATTAGTCTAGAAAAAGTATCATTACAATGTTCATAAACTCCATTTTTGTTTTTATAAAACATTGGACTAGGCATTATGTCAAACATCTTTTTTAGAAAAAAGTTGTTAAATTTCACTTCCTTTTCGAGAGAATTCACTTTTAATGTTAATTCTTCACAACTTAACATTTCATCCATATTCTTCCTTCAAAAAATCTTGTATAGTATGATTTTTCTATATTTTAATCTTTATGTACTATATAACATACCAAATTAAATTATATTTAATATTATTATTTTAAATTATTTATTTGAGAATAAGTTTAGGATTAGTGATAAAAAAATATAAAATGAGAAATTTAAAAAAGAATAAATCAATAAGATATAGATTTTACTATATCTTATGAAATTAGAAATTATGCTATATTTGTATAAACAGCTTGAACATCATCATCATCCTCAAGCTTTTCGATTAATTTTCCAATATCTTCTTGTTGAGCTTCAGTAAACTCTTGAGGATTATTTGGAATTCTTTTTAACTCAGCTTTTGTTAAAGCGATACCAAGTTCTTCAAACTTACTATTCATATTTCCAAAATCTGTATAATTTGCATAAGCTAAACATAAACCATCTTCTTCTTCAAGTTCTTCAAGTCCAGCATCTATTAATTCCATTTCTAAATCTTCAAGTTCATAATTACTTGGTTTATTAAATTCAAAAATAGCTTTTCTATCAAAGAAAAATTCTAAAGAACCAGTTGGAACAACTTGTCCATTTGTTTTGTTAAAATACATTTTTATGTTTGCAACTGTTCTTGTATTGTTATCTGTTGCAGTTTCAACAAATATCAAAACTCCGTGAGGTCCTTTTCCTTCAAAATTTACTTCACTAAAATTTGCAGAATCTTTTCCTGTTGCTCTTTTTATAGCCGCATCAATATTTGCTTTTGGCATATTTTCAGCTTTTGCATTTAATATAGCAGTTCTTAAAGCTGAATTCATTTCTGGATCAGGAACACCAGTTTTTGCAGCTACTTCAATAGCACGCGCCAATTTTGGGAAAACTCTTGACATATTTCCCCATCTTTTCATCTTAGCTGCTTTTCTATATTCAAAGGCTCTACCCATTAAATCACTCCAAACTATTTTTAAAATTTTTGGCAATTATACCAATTTTGTAATAATATATTTATAAAAAACCTTTTTAAAGTTTCTCTGTACAATATTTGAATATAATATAGCTTTATTTTTAAGGATTCTAATTTGAAAAAGATTATTTTTATACTACTATTTACACTTGTTAGTTTTGCAAATGAGGCTAATACAAATGATATTTCAGATGAATTTGATTCAGAGTTTGCTTCAAAAACAAAAGAAGTTTTTGATCCGCTTAGTGGATACAACAGAGTTATGACATCATTTAATGATAAATTTTATATATATGTTTTAACACCAACTGCAAAAGGTTATGCTTATGTAGTTCCAGAAACTGCAAGAATAGGAATAGATAACTTTTTTACAAACTTATTCTTTCCAATTAGATTTACAAATAATTTATTACAATTAAAATTTCAAAATGCAAGTGAAGAGTTAGGACGATTTTTGATGAATACTATCTGGGGACTTGGAGGATTTATGGATCCTGCAACAAATGAACTTGATATGAAAATTCATAAAGAAGATTTTGGGCAAACTTTAGGATTTTACGGAGTTGGTGAAGGTTTTCATATAGTTTTACCATTTTTAGGACCATCAAATTTAAGAGATTTAACTGGATTAGTTGCTGGAGAAATTATCTCACCTACTAGTACAATGGGAGAACATACATTTAAATATAAAATTCCAAATAATGCTTTAGAAGAGTTTGGTCTTGTATCTTTATATAAAGTTAATGAGTTCTCATTTAATCCAAATCAATATGAAATCATAAAAAAAGATGCTCTAGATTTATATCCATTTTTAAGAGATATTTATACTCAATCTAGACAAAAACAAATAGAGGAATAAAAGATGATTAAATATAATTTTTCAAAAATTTTATTATTAATTACATTAATATTATCAAATGCTTTTGCTTTAAAAGAAGATGAAATACAAAGTGAAATGACAAAAAAGATTGATAATGTTTTAGAAATTTTACAGCAAAAAGATAAATCAAATACACAAAAAGGTGATGATATCATAAAAATTGTTGATGATGTTTTTGATTATGAATTAATGGCAAAAATAGCTTTAGGAAAAGAGGCTTGGGCTTCAATAACGCCTGAAAAACAAAAAGAATTTTCAAAAGTTTTTGAAGATAAATTAAAAAAATCATATATTGAAAAACTTGAACTTTACAATGACCAAAAAGTAAAAATCATCGGTCTAAAACCTTATAATAACACAAGATTACAACTTGAAACTGAACTTTTAGGAAAAGATGGAACTTATCAAATAAATTACAACTTTTATAATAAATCAAAAGATTCTAATGAATGGTTAATTTACGATGTTGATTTAGTTGGAGTAAGTATTATTCAAACTTATAGACAACAATTCGCTGGTATTTTAAAAGAAAAAACATTTGATGAGATGTTTGAACAATTTAAGAACCAATAATGTTTAAAAAACTCTACGATACTTTTATATTTAAGTATCCTCTCCTTGTTTTACTTCTTTCAACTTTATTTGTCTCTATTTTAGGCTATTATGCAACTAAAGTAGAGATTGATGCAAGTGCAGAAACTTTACTTTTAGATGATGATAAAGATTTAATGTTTTTTAGAGAAGTAAATAAAAGATATGAAAATTCAAACTTCTTAATTGTAACTTTTTCACCAAATAAAGATTTACTTTCAGAAGAAAGTTTAGACACTATAAAAGAGATTTCAAAAGAGTTTGAAAATGTTTCAAACATCAAAAAAGTCGATTCAATATTGACTGTTCCACTTTTACAATCTCCTATTCGCCCAATATCAGATTTAGTTTCTGGAATAGACTCTTTAGAAACAAAAGAGTTTGATAAATCTTTAGTTAAAAATGAATTTTTAACTTCACCAATTTATTCAAATGCTTTGGTAAGTAGTGATTTTAAAACAACAGCTTTAATTTTAGATTTAAAAGATGATAAACGATATTTTGAACTTTTAGAAAAAAGAAATGCTCTTTTAGCAAAAGAAAAAAATAACACTATTTCTAATCTTGAAAAGCAAGAGTTAGAAAATACTATTTTAGAGTTTAAAGCTTATAGAGATTTAACAAGACATAATGATAGTAAAAATATCCAAGAAATTAGAGATATTATAAAAAAATATGAAAGCCAGGGAAAAATATTTCTTGGTGGTGTAAATATGATAGCATCAGATGCCGTAAGTTTTGTAAAAAAAGATTTGCTAATTTATGGTTTAAGCTTGATTATTATCTTTATTTTTATTTTATGGTTCATTTTTAGAAGAATTAGATGGGTAATTATTCCTTTATTAATCTGTTTTATTTCTATTATTTCAACAGGAGGAGTTTTAGGAATTTTTAATTGGGAAGTTACAGTTATATCCTCAAACTTTGTCGCACTTCAACTAATTATTACAATGTCAATTGTAATTCACTTAATAGAAAGATATAGAGAATTATATTTTAGATATAAAAATGCAAACCAATACAAACTTGTAATGAATACAGTTTTATCAAAATTAATGCCTTGTTTCTTGGCTATTATTACAACAGTTGTTGGATTTGGTTCGTTAGTTTTATCAAAAATTGAACCAGTTATAAACTTAGGTTTAATGATGAGTATAGGTATTGTAATTTCATTAATACTTTCATTTATTGTTTTTCCTATTATTTTATTGCTGATTGGGAAAAAAGATGAATTTGATAATAAATCTAATAGAAAAATTTCATTTATAAATAGATGCTCATATATAGTTGAAAATCATGGAAAAGCTATTATTGTTATAAGTATTTTAGCTACTATTTTTTCAGTAATTGGTGCTTCAAAACTTTTTGTTGAAAATAGTTTTATAAATTATTTTAAACAATCAACAGAGATTTATAAAGGTATGATTGTAATAGATGAAAATCTAGGAGGAACAACTCCTCTTGATATTATCATAAAATTTAAAGATGATGAAAAAACAGATGTAAATAGTCAAACTCAACAAAGTGAAATCGATGATTTTGAAAATGAATTTGCACAAAAAGATGAAGATAAACAATATTGGTTTTCTCAAGATAAAATGCAAACAATTATGGCTGTTCATGACTATTTAGAAACTATTCCAGAAATTGGAAAAGTTCAATCACTTGCAACTTTATTAAAAGTAGGACAACTTCTAAATAATGGAAAAGATTTAGATGGTATAACTTTAGCTTTATTTTATACTCAGTTACCAGATGATTATAAAAAGCTAATTTTATCTCCATTTATAAATATTGAAGCAAATGAAGCTAGAATAACAATGAGGATAGTGGATTCAAATCCAAAATTAAGAAGAAATGAACTTTTAACTAAAATTGAAACAGATTTAAGAGAGATTATAAAAAACAAAGAAACAACTTATAAATTATCAAACTTAATGGTTTTATATAATAATATGCTTCAATCGCTATTTAATTCACAAATAGCAACAGCAGGAACATCTATTTTAGTATTATCAATAATGTTTTTTTTAATATTTAGATTATCAAAAATTGTTTTTATAGCAATAGTTTCAAATTTAATTCCTATTTCTTTAGTTTTTGGAATTATGGGATGGCTTGGAATCCCACTTGATATTATGACTATTACAATTGCAGCTATTGCTTTAGGAATTGCTGTTGATGATACAATTCACTTTATTCATAGATTTGAAGTAGAATATAAATTTGACCATAACTACATGAATGCAATAAAAAGAGCGCACGAAGGTATAGGTCATGCGATGTATTATACAACTATCATAATAGTTATTGGTTTTTCTATTTTGATGCTGTCAAATTTAGTTCCAACTATCTATTTTGGACTATTAACAGGTGTTGTTATGATTAGTGTTTTAGCAGCAGATTTATTACTATTGCCAAAAATGATTTTAATGTTAAAACCATATAATAAAAAGGAGAGATTATAATGAATATAGCAATTTATTGTGGTTCAGCATTTGGAAATGATGAGATTTATGAAAATGCCACTAAAAAATTAGCGCAGAAATTAGCACAAAAAGATATTAATATCGTATATGGAGGTTCAAAACAAGGACTTATGGGAATAATGTCAAATGAATCTTTAAAGCTAAAAAATACTGTAACAGGTGTTATCACTTATGATTTATCTTCAAAAGAATTAGAAAATGAAAATATATCAAAAATATACAAAGTTGATACAGTAAACCAAAGAAAAGAAAAGATGGCTGAACTATCAGATGCATTTATTGCTATGCCAGGAGGTTATGGAACTTTTGATGAAATATTTGATGTTATTACATCTGCACAAATAGGTTATCATAAAAAACCATGTGCTTTTTATAATATAAATGGCTATTATGACAAATTAATTGAATTTTTAAGAAATTGTGTAAAAGAAGGTTTTATTAAAGAAAGTTTTGTTGAAATGCTGATAGTTTCGGATGATGTAGATGAATTAATAGAAAAAATATTAAGCTATAAAGCACCTAAAAATAAGTGGGAGATATAAAAAATATTTATATTTACTCTTTATTAATTATTTATTTAATAAGGATTAACTGATGTTTTTTATAATTTCTTTATGAGTTAATAGACTTAATTAACTTTCTCCTAACTATATACAAGTCGAAAGGGAAGCTTTTTAAAGCTTCCCTTTTTTTATTTTAAATTATTACTAGGAATAAAATGGAAAAAAAATATATACTTTTTGATAATGATGGAGTTTTAGTAGAAACTGAGAACTGGTATTATGAAGCAAATAAAAAAGCCTTAAAAAAACTTGGATTAGATTTAGATTTTGATTTTTACCAAAGTATAATGATAAAAGGCGGTAGCGCTTTTGAATTAGCTGAAATAAATCAAATTGAAAATGATGTTATAGAAAAACATAGAAAAATTCGAGATGAATATTATCAAGAATTTTTACTAACAAAAGACCTTGCTATTCCAAATGTAAAAAAAGTTCTAAATAACCTTTCAAAAAAATATAAAATGGCAATAGTTACAACTTCAAGAAGAGTTGATTTTGAGTTAATTCATAAAAATAGAGGAATAAGTGACTTTATGGAGTTTATTCTTTGTGTAGAAGATTATGCAAAAGCTAAACCAAATCCTGAACCATATTTAAAAGGATTAGAAAAGTTTGGTGCAAAAAATGAAGAAACTATTGTAGTTGAAGATTCACAAAGAGGTCTTATTTCAGCAGTAAATGCAAAAATAGATTGCGCTATTGTAAAAAATAAATTTACAATAACACAAGATTTCTCAAAAGCTAAATATTTTTTAGAAACAATCGAAGAGTTAGAAGCTATTTTGAATTAATTCTCAATAGCTACTTTTATATATTTTTCTAACTCTTCTTGAGATACTTTACCTATAAATTTTTTTACAAATTTCCCATCTTTTGAGAATAAAAACATTTCAGGAATTTTTTTTACATTAAATTCATCTGCTAATTTTTGATTATCTCCACCCATAGTAATTGTATAATTGATTTTATACTCTTCTATGAATTTTTTCATCTCTTCAGCTGTTTTATCATCTTGAAATAAAACTGAAACTATTTCAAAGTTATCTTTGTATTTCTCTTTTACATCTCTTAATTTAGGTATTGATTCAATACAAGGTGGACACCAAGTAGCAAAAATATCAACTAATACAGCTTTTTTACCTTTAAACTCATCAAAATCTAAACCATTTGGAGTACTTTGAACACTAATAAACTTTTCATTTGTTGAAATCAGAGTAAAAGGTTGCGACTCAAATTTTATATTTGTTTCTTCTTTTTTTGTTTTAGAAATAGCACTTTTGTCTATCGTTTCAGAACCACAACCACTAAATAATAAACCTAATAATACAAAACTAATTAAAAAAATATTCTTCATCTTTTTATCTTTCTATTTATAAATTTCTGCTTCTACTAAATCAAATAAAGCTTTAGTAGATAATGTTTTTAATTCAACCCCATTTACAAAAATAGTTGGAGTTCCTCTAACTCCTAACTTTCTAGCATCTGAAGTATCTGTATTTATAATTTCATCATATTTAGGATTATTCATATCATTTTTTAACTTTGTAATATCAAGATTTGGAATTGCAGTTAAAAGTTCCCATAATAATTCTGGTTTTTCATTATTGTGTTGCGCCCATAAAGGTTGTTTTTCAAATATTACATCTAAAACTTCATCATATTTATTTTGCTCTCTTGAAGCTTCTAAAAGTTTAATAGCAAATTCTGAATTTTTATGATTTGCTAAATATTTTATAACTATTTGAATATCTTCGTGATACTCTTTATATAATTTTCTAACAACAGGACTGAATAAAGCACAAGATTCACATTCAGGGTCAAGAAATTCTACAACATATATATTTTTTTTATTTTCACCATGTTTCATAGAGTAATCTCTTACTAACAATTCATTTATATTTGAAACAGATGATACTATTTCAGTTTGTTTTTCACTTTTATATAAAAAAGTCAAACTAACAAATATGGCTATAATAACAACCAATGAACCTAAAATCAGCTTTTTATTTTGCATCTATACTTTTCCTTTTAAATAAAATTAATAAAATAAGAATGGCAGTATAACTAAGAAAAGATAACAAAGGAATTGTTATAAATCCGAACCAATTTAGATAATCAACAGAACAAGGAACACCTTGAATACAAGGAGAAAGTGTTTCTGGAATTATTTTTAATATTAATAAATTGTGATAAATAGCTATTGCTAGCCCCACAACAACCAATGGTAAACTATACTTAAAAACTTTATTATCAGGATATAAAAGATTCATCAAAAAGATAAAAACTAGTGGATACATAAATATTCTTTGATACCAACACAAAGAACAAGGTATGAAGTACATAACTTCAGAAAAAAACAAACTTCCAAACGTTGCAACTAAAGAAGTTAAAAATGCCACAAAAATAAAATTCAAATTCAGTCCTTTTTATGCTATTTAATAAGTTTTATTGTAACTAAAAAATGTTAATATTACCGACTATTTATATAAAAAGGAAAATGAGTTGAGATACATTGTCTTAGGTCTTATCATGGCAGGATTATTTCAGGTGTTTTTTTGGTTAACACAAGATAATCTTATTACTTTAAAAGAAGATTCATTTGAAAAAATAGAATCGCTTTCTTACTCTCCATACGAAGGGTATAACAAAAATTTGTTATCTAAACAACAAATTTATGATGATGTGACTATGTTGGAAAACTTCACAAATAAACTTAGAACATATGCTACATTAGAAGCAAATGCAGTTTTAGAAGCAACTCCTGATAGCAATATGCCTATTGATTTAGGACTTTGGATAAGTGGTGATCACGAGCAAAATCATTTAGAAATAAAACGAGCTATTAAATTACTTGAAAAATACCCAAATAGAATAAATAGCGTTATAGTAGGAAAT
Protein-coding regions in this window:
- a CDS encoding YebC/PmpR family DNA-binding transcriptional regulator codes for the protein MGRAFEYRKAAKMKRWGNMSRVFPKLARAIEVAAKTGVPDPEMNSALRTAILNAKAENMPKANIDAAIKRATGKDSANFSEVNFEGKGPHGVLIFVETATDNNTRTVANIKMYFNKTNGQVVPTGSLEFFFDRKAIFEFNKPSNYELEDLEMELIDAGLEELEEEDGLCLAYANYTDFGNMNSKFEELGIALTKAELKRIPNNPQEFTEAQQEDIGKLIEKLEDDDDVQAVYTNIA
- a CDS encoding GGDEF domain-containing protein, with the protein product MDEMLSCEELTLKVNSLEKEVKFNNFFLKKMFDIMPSPMFYKNKNGVYEHCNDTFSRLILGIPKEEILGKTLYDLGHVIPKENADVYYEKDKSLFLTAKEQFYEGKVKCSDGVTRDYHFYKSSFVIDGEIIGLVGLMLDVSDYKKALLDLDEKNKLLNDLSITDSLTSLYNRRYFQDILEKKVNQLIRFKHQFSFAIIDVDFFKDYNDYYGHQKGDLVLEEIGKTLKNSFLRSTDYAFRIGGEEFAVLFDVNDFKDASIIMERVRKKIEDLKIEASPKSNYKYLTVSIGLGNILKLDINTNPSIIYHEVDKLLYKSKKDDKNRVTVKDIIF
- a CDS encoding MlaA family lipoprotein, which produces MKKIIFILLFTLVSFANEANTNDISDEFDSEFASKTKEVFDPLSGYNRVMTSFNDKFYIYVLTPTAKGYAYVVPETARIGIDNFFTNLFFPIRFTNNLLQLKFQNASEELGRFLMNTIWGLGGFMDPATNELDMKIHKEDFGQTLGFYGVGEGFHIVLPFLGPSNLRDLTGLVAGEIISPTSTMGEHTFKYKIPNNALEEFGLVSLYKVNEFSFNPNQYEIIKKDALDLYPFLRDIYTQSRQKQIEE
- a CDS encoding DsbA family protein — protein: MQNKKLILGSLVVIIAIFVSLTFLYKSEKQTEIVSSVSNINELLVRDYSMKHGENKKNIYVVEFLDPECESCALFSPVVRKLYKEYHEDIQIVIKYLANHKNSEFAIKLLEASREQNKYDEVLDVIFEKQPLWAQHNNEKPELLWELLTAIPNLDITKLKNDMNNPKYDEIINTDTSDARKLGVRGTPTIFVNGVELKTLSTKALFDLVEAEIYK
- a CDS encoding efflux RND transporter permease subunit — its product is MFKKLYDTFIFKYPLLVLLLSTLFVSILGYYATKVEIDASAETLLLDDDKDLMFFREVNKRYENSNFLIVTFSPNKDLLSEESLDTIKEISKEFENVSNIKKVDSILTVPLLQSPIRPISDLVSGIDSLETKEFDKSLVKNEFLTSPIYSNALVSSDFKTTALILDLKDDKRYFELLEKRNALLAKEKNNTISNLEKQELENTILEFKAYRDLTRHNDSKNIQEIRDIIKKYESQGKIFLGGVNMIASDAVSFVKKDLLIYGLSLIIIFIFILWFIFRRIRWVIIPLLICFISIISTGGVLGIFNWEVTVISSNFVALQLIITMSIVIHLIERYRELYFRYKNANQYKLVMNTVLSKLMPCFLAIITTVVGFGSLVLSKIEPVINLGLMMSIGIVISLILSFIVFPIILLLIGKKDEFDNKSNRKISFINRCSYIVENHGKAIIVISILATIFSVIGASKLFVENSFINYFKQSTEIYKGMIVIDENLGGTTPLDIIIKFKDDEKTDVNSQTQQSEIDDFENEFAQKDEDKQYWFSQDKMQTIMAVHDYLETIPEIGKVQSLATLLKVGQLLNNGKDLDGITLALFYTQLPDDYKKLILSPFINIEANEARITMRIVDSNPKLRRNELLTKIETDLREIIKNKETTYKLSNLMVLYNNMLQSLFNSQIATAGTSILVLSIMFFLIFRLSKIVFIAIVSNLIPISLVFGIMGWLGIPLDIMTITIAAIALGIAVDDTIHFIHRFEVEYKFDHNYMNAIKRAHEGIGHAMYYTTIIIVIGFSILMLSNLVPTIYFGLLTGVVMISVLAADLLLLPKMILMLKPYNKKERL
- a CDS encoding Tgt2/MlaC family protein; this encodes MIKYNFSKILLLITLILSNAFALKEDEIQSEMTKKIDNVLEILQQKDKSNTQKGDDIIKIVDDVFDYELMAKIALGKEAWASITPEKQKEFSKVFEDKLKKSYIEKLELYNDQKVKIIGLKPYNNTRLQLETELLGKDGTYQINYNFYNKSKDSNEWLIYDVDLVGVSIIQTYRQQFAGILKEKTFDEMFEQFKNQ
- a CDS encoding HAD family hydrolase, whose translation is MEKKYILFDNDGVLVETENWYYEANKKALKKLGLDLDFDFYQSIMIKGGSAFELAEINQIENDVIEKHRKIRDEYYQEFLLTKDLAIPNVKKVLNNLSKKYKMAIVTTSRRVDFELIHKNRGISDFMEFILCVEDYAKAKPNPEPYLKGLEKFGAKNEETIVVEDSQRGLISAVNAKIDCAIVKNKFTITQDFSKAKYFLETIEELEAILN
- a CDS encoding disulfide oxidoreductase, whose translation is MNFIFVAFLTSLVATFGSLFFSEVMYFIPCSLCWYQRIFMYPLVFIFLMNLLYPDNKVFKYSLPLVVVGLAIAIYHNLLILKIIPETLSPCIQGVPCSVDYLNWFGFITIPLLSFLSYTAILILLILFKRKSIDAK
- a CDS encoding LOG family protein — encoded protein: MNIAIYCGSAFGNDEIYENATKKLAQKLAQKDINIVYGGSKQGLMGIMSNESLKLKNTVTGVITYDLSSKELENENISKIYKVDTVNQRKEKMAELSDAFIAMPGGYGTFDEIFDVITSAQIGYHKKPCAFYNINGYYDKLIEFLRNCVKEGFIKESFVEMLIVSDDVDELIEKILSYKAPKNKWEI
- a CDS encoding TlpA family protein disulfide reductase — its product is MKNIFLISFVLLGLLFSGCGSETIDKSAISKTKKEETNIKFESQPFTLISTNEKFISVQSTPNGLDFDEFKGKKAVLVDIFATWCPPCIESIPKLRDVKEKYKDNFEIVSVLFQDDKTAEEMKKFIEEYKINYTITMGGDNQKLADEFNVKKIPEMFLFSKDGKFVKKFIGKVSQEELEKYIKVAIEN